One Tachypleus tridentatus isolate NWPU-2018 chromosome 3, ASM421037v1, whole genome shotgun sequence DNA window includes the following coding sequences:
- the LOC143247601 gene encoding uncharacterized protein LOC143247601, whose protein sequence is MTVVMETGRLSKGSRFLLGALSVLFYIEARITFEKLTNLVYPGNTYYTIRNLSLYECQGWCRDEVDCVAAVFRFVVNPLTPVQDTTCMLQNETKSTHPAVTPQKSSNTYHLTKLHVLSENVCNRLWAFERVPKKTLRGLDSTIILASSKTSCLIACLNENRFVCRSVEFNYRKLQCHLSVYDRRSPGVFVDMVYSMDVDYFENSCLQSKEICSSGDRNYDHPALPISQESLVHFVELNYYPDKELLVNNENDCLRLCTIENEYICRSMLFRYNVRPRQPNCALYHIDHVTFPEGAKTYLNPNPPPLLDNRNTVGVYLEAICGNGTSRHQIGSGSVDVKVPPGFQDATHSSLITADNVDPACDAYGFCYDVSLQCTDRNIVVFINTNQPFHGRIYALGRSETCNSNILNGQKFRLDVSLTGQDCNTQSLGGVYTNTIVLQHHGVVMTKADKVYNIKCTYDTNSKNVSFGMMPVRDPDTMQVTASPQAPMPTITILGPNKREATTVRIGDKLTFHIEIPDNSPYGIFARSCVAMAKDGISSFQITDDKGCPVDSTIFPRFVQKGSALESAFDAFRFTESYGVIFQCNVKYCIGKCDPVICGLGRDIYESWGRRKRALPSEKFNDEMTLSHEILVLDYGDKSASARKDDYYKYNNTYNIQESVSVNKSDGSCLSKTSVMSLSVISATLLVVYICTVAYFVTQRRTLKAFP, encoded by the exons ATGACTGTTGTCATGGAAACAGGAAGGCTGTCTAAAGGGTCGCGTTTCCTGTTAGGTGCACTATCAGTACTATTTTACATCGAAG cAAGAATTACCTTCGAAAAGCTAACGAACCTGGTTTATCCAGGTAACACCTATTATACTATACGAAACCTTTCCCTGTACGAATGTCAAGGCTGGTGTAGGGATGAAGTGGATTGCGTGGCTGCAGTGTTCAGGTTCGTGGTCAACCCACTGACCCCTGTTCAAGATACCACCTGTATGCTACAGAATGAAACGAAGTCAACGCATCCTGCAGTGACACCACAGAAGAGTAGCAATACCTATCATCTTACCAAACTACATGTTCTCTCAG aaaacGTCTGTAATCGGCTTTGGGCGTTTGAGAGGGTTCCAAAAAAAACTCTTAGAGGATTGGATAGTACCATAATCTTGGCATCCAGTAAAACGTCGTGTCTTATAGCGTGTTTAAACGAGAATCGTTTTGTATGTCGTTCAGTGGAATTTAATTACAGGAAACTACAGTGTCACTTGAGTGTTTATGATCGGAGGTCACCTGGAGTCTTCGTCGATATGGTTTATTCCATGGATGTAGATTACTTTGAGAATTCCTGTCTCCAGT cGAAAGAAATATGCAGTTCTGGAGATAGAAACTACGATCATCCGGCCCTCCCGATCTCTCAAGAATCATTGGTGCATTTTGTTGAACTGAATTATTATCCTGACAAGGAATTGTTG GTTAACAACGAAAATGACTGTTTGCGGTTGTGTACCATTGAAAATGAGTATATATGTCGTTCCATGCTCTTTCGTTATAACGTCCGCCCCAGACAACCCAACTGTGCTTTATACCATATAGATCACGTTACTTTTCCAGAGGGCGCTAAAACTTATTTAAATCCAAATCCACCTCCTTTATTGGACAATAGAAATACTGTTGGAGTCTACTTAGAAGCTATTTGTGGAA ACGGCACTTCAAGGCATCAAATAGGTAGTGGTTCAGTTGACGTCAAAGTGCCACCTGGATTCCAAGATGCGACACATTCATCATTAATCACTGCTGATAACGTGGATCCAGCATGCGATGCCTATGGATTTTGTTACGATG TGTCTCTGCAGTGCACAGACAGAAATATTGTCGTGTTCATAAACACAAACCAACCTTTCCACGGTCGAATCTATGCCTTGGGAAGGAGTGAAACGTGTAACTCCAACATTCTAAATGGTCAGAAATTTCGACTTGATGTTTCTTTGACTGGACAGGATTGTAATACACAGTCactg GGTGGAGTTTACACAAATACAATTGTTCTCCAGCATCATGGTGTAGTGATGACAAAGGCTGACAAGGTTTACAACATCAAATGCACGTACGACACCAATTCCAAAAATGTTTCCTTCGGGATGATGCCCGTGAG AGACCCAGACACTATGCAAGTAACAGCTTCGCCTCAAGCCCCGATGCCAACGATCACCATTCTTGGTCCCAACAAGAGAGAAGCAACAACTGTAAGGATTGGAGACAAATTAACTTTCCACATTGAAATACCAGACAATT cgCCTTATGGAATATTTGCGAGAAGCTGTGTGGCCATGGCGAAGGATGGAATCAGTTCTTTTCAGATCACTGATGACAAAGG GTGTCCTGTGGACAGCACAATTTTTCCTCGTTTCGTTCAAAAAGGCAGTGCGTTGGAGAGTGCATTTGATGCTTTTCGTTTTACAGAGTCCTACGGAGTTATCTTTCAATGCAATGTGAAATACTGTATTGGAAAATGTGATCCG GTAATCTGTGGACTTGGAAGGGACATCTACGAATCGTGGGGCCGTCGGAAGAGAGCGCTACCATCTGAGAAATTTAATGACGAGATGACTTTAAGTCATGAAATCTTGGTTCTGGATTATGGCGACAAATCTGCAAGTGCTAGAAAGGATGActactataaatataata ATACCTACAATATCCAGGAATCTGTCAGCGTAAACAAAAGCGATGGTAGTTGTCTTTCGAAAACTTCGGTTATGTCTTTGAGTGTCATTAGCGCCACCTTGTTGGTGGTTTACATATGTACTGTAGCCTACTTTGTTACCCAAAGACGAACCTTGAAAGCTTTTCCATAG